Proteins encoded together in one Desulfuromonas acetexigens window:
- a CDS encoding prepilin-type N-terminal cleavage/methylation domain-containing protein: MKREKSGQAGFSLIELLVVANDSERSDTMKPSNKQAGNESGFTLIEVLIALTIFAIGLLALASMQITGIQGNAKAHEVTAKSALAMGILEQIHALEGDDDFFQNDTTDMIWTFNGANSIELAGAGTCTALVSVAVDPTINGTTYDDLSQTSVTVACSDGPAITQTLMKRRY; the protein is encoded by the coding sequence ATGAAACGAGAGAAATCCGGGCAAGCCGGCTTCTCCCTCATCGAACTGCTGGTGGTGGCGAATGATTCAGAAAGGTCAGACACCATGAAACCATCCAATAAACAAGCTGGAAATGAAAGCGGCTTTACCCTGATCGAAGTTCTCATTGCCCTGACCATTTTCGCCATCGGCCTACTGGCTTTGGCAAGCATGCAGATTACCGGCATTCAGGGGAACGCCAAGGCGCATGAAGTAACCGCCAAATCAGCTCTGGCAATGGGCATACTCGAACAGATTCATGCTCTTGAAGGCGATGATGATTTTTTTCAAAACGACACCACCGACATGATTTGGACTTTTAACGGTGCTAACAGCATCGAACTGGCAGGGGCCGGGACCTGTACCGCCCTAGTCAGCGTAGCAGTCGACCCCACGATCAATGGCACTACCTACGATGACTTGAGTCAGACTTCCGTAACTGTCGCCTGCAGTGACGGGCCGGCCATTACGCAGACGCTGATGAAACGGAGGTACTGA